The Xiphophorus maculatus strain JP 163 A chromosome 21, X_maculatus-5.0-male, whole genome shotgun sequence genome window below encodes:
- the cdv3 gene encoding protein CDV3 homolog isoform X3 has translation MADVQSEKSLDDFFAKRDKKKKKEKGKGKETTTGPAAAAVKKMKKEKEKSAKNENQDAQVEKDEEWKEFEQKEVDYTGLRLQALQISDEKEEEEYEKEEIGEDGEIILVSGDKVSGPWNKSGAGPPPAASPVEEEEAPEAKPAGVYRPPGARLTPSRRVQNQGPPEIFSDTQFPSLLSTAKHVETRKDREMEKTFEVVKHKNRGREETGSTSVEHLQLDNQYAILGDK, from the exons ATGGCGGATGTACAGTCAGAGAAGAGTCTGGATGATTTCTTTGCTAAGCgggataaaaagaagaagaaagagaagggCAAGGGGAAGGAGACCACGACCGGGCCCGCGGCGGCCGCCgtgaaaaagatgaagaaagagaaggagaaatCTGCGAAAAACGAAAACCAGGACGCTCAAGTGGAGAAG GACGAGGAATGGAAAGAGTTTGAGCAGAAAGAAGTGGACTACACCGGGCTTCGGCTCCAGGCTTTACAGATCAg TgatgaaaaagaggaagaggagtatGAGAAGGAGGAGATAGGAGAGGATGGAGAGATCATTCTGGTCAGCGGAGACAAAGTGTCCGGTCCCTGGAACAAATCTGGCGCTggtcctcctcctgctgcttcacCTGTGG aggaagaagaggcgCCTGAAGCAAAGCCTGCAGGAGTCTATCGTCCTCCAGGTGCCCGACTGACCCCTAGCAGAAGAGTCCAGAACCAGGGTCCGCCTGAGATCTTCAGCGACACACAGTTCCCCTCGCTGCTGTCCACCGCTAAGCACGTCGAGACTCGCAA AGACAGAGAAATGGAGAAGACCTTTGAGGTTGTGAAACACAAAAACCGTGGCAGAGAAGAGACCGGCAGCACCTCCGTGGAGCACTTGCAGCTCGACAACCAGTACGCCATCCTGGGGGACAAGTAG
- the cdv3 gene encoding protein CDV3 homolog isoform X2 has product MADVQSEKSLDDFFAKRDKKKKKEKGKGKETTTGPAAAAVKKMKKEKEKSAKNENQDAQVEKEDEEWKEFEQKEVDYTGLRLQALQISDEKEEEEYEKEEIGEDGEIILVSGDKVSGPWNKSGAGPPPAASPVEEEEAPEAKPAGVYRPPGARLTPSRRVQNQGPPEIFSDTQFPSLLSTAKHVETRKDREMEKTFEVVKHKNRGREETGSTSVEHLQLDNQYAILGDK; this is encoded by the exons ATGGCGGATGTACAGTCAGAGAAGAGTCTGGATGATTTCTTTGCTAAGCgggataaaaagaagaagaaagagaagggCAAGGGGAAGGAGACCACGACCGGGCCCGCGGCGGCCGCCgtgaaaaagatgaagaaagagaaggagaaatCTGCGAAAAACGAAAACCAGGACGCTCAAGTGGAGAAG GAGGACGAGGAATGGAAAGAGTTTGAGCAGAAAGAAGTGGACTACACCGGGCTTCGGCTCCAGGCTTTACAGATCAg TgatgaaaaagaggaagaggagtatGAGAAGGAGGAGATAGGAGAGGATGGAGAGATCATTCTGGTCAGCGGAGACAAAGTGTCCGGTCCCTGGAACAAATCTGGCGCTggtcctcctcctgctgcttcacCTGTGG aggaagaagaggcgCCTGAAGCAAAGCCTGCAGGAGTCTATCGTCCTCCAGGTGCCCGACTGACCCCTAGCAGAAGAGTCCAGAACCAGGGTCCGCCTGAGATCTTCAGCGACACACAGTTCCCCTCGCTGCTGTCCACCGCTAAGCACGTCGAGACTCGCAA AGACAGAGAAATGGAGAAGACCTTTGAGGTTGTGAAACACAAAAACCGTGGCAGAGAAGAGACCGGCAGCACCTCCGTGGAGCACTTGCAGCTCGACAACCAGTACGCCATCCTGGGGGACAAGTAG
- the cdv3 gene encoding protein CDV3 homolog isoform X1: protein MADVQSEKSLDDFFAKRDKKKKKEKGKGKETTTGPAAAAVKKMKKEKEKSAKNENQDAQVEKCCFTAKEDEEWKEFEQKEVDYTGLRLQALQISDEKEEEEYEKEEIGEDGEIILVSGDKVSGPWNKSGAGPPPAASPVEEEEAPEAKPAGVYRPPGARLTPSRRVQNQGPPEIFSDTQFPSLLSTAKHVETRKDREMEKTFEVVKHKNRGREETGSTSVEHLQLDNQYAILGDK from the exons ATGGCGGATGTACAGTCAGAGAAGAGTCTGGATGATTTCTTTGCTAAGCgggataaaaagaagaagaaagagaagggCAAGGGGAAGGAGACCACGACCGGGCCCGCGGCGGCCGCCgtgaaaaagatgaagaaagagaaggagaaatCTGCGAAAAACGAAAACCAGGACGCTCAAGTGGAGAAG TGCTGTTTTACTGCAAAGGAGGACGAGGAATGGAAAGAGTTTGAGCAGAAAGAAGTGGACTACACCGGGCTTCGGCTCCAGGCTTTACAGATCAg TgatgaaaaagaggaagaggagtatGAGAAGGAGGAGATAGGAGAGGATGGAGAGATCATTCTGGTCAGCGGAGACAAAGTGTCCGGTCCCTGGAACAAATCTGGCGCTggtcctcctcctgctgcttcacCTGTGG aggaagaagaggcgCCTGAAGCAAAGCCTGCAGGAGTCTATCGTCCTCCAGGTGCCCGACTGACCCCTAGCAGAAGAGTCCAGAACCAGGGTCCGCCTGAGATCTTCAGCGACACACAGTTCCCCTCGCTGCTGTCCACCGCTAAGCACGTCGAGACTCGCAA AGACAGAGAAATGGAGAAGACCTTTGAGGTTGTGAAACACAAAAACCGTGGCAGAGAAGAGACCGGCAGCACCTCCGTGGAGCACTTGCAGCTCGACAACCAGTACGCCATCCTGGGGGACAAGTAG